Proteins from one Pleuronectes platessa chromosome 16, fPlePla1.1, whole genome shotgun sequence genomic window:
- the LOC128458936 gene encoding neurexophilin-1: protein MHPNRGFILLLLNGTACLVALGQEDESSSPKSSSDDSSKTLGLRGEQAPLSPLSRWMLHSKSRAANDTSLELAYRSPLPFSKQEFSKQEFWEMLGSDLLKPDASSSRVKRRPIVKTGKFKKMFGWGDFYSNIKTVRLNLLITGKIVDHGNGTFSVYFRHNSTGQGNISVSLVPPVKAVEFDLERQSVVYPKDSKIFNCRVDYEKVDRSKRTSLCNYDPSKTCFQEQIQSHVSWICSKPFKVICIYISFYSTDYRLVQKVCPDYNYHNEMPYLPSG, encoded by the coding sequence GTGGCCCTGGGTCAAGAAGATGAGTCCTCCAGCCCCAAAAGCTCTTCAGACGACTCCTCCAAGACGTTGGGCCTCCGGGGCGAGCAGGCTCCCCTCTCGCCCCTGAGCCGCTGGATGCTTCACAGTAAGAGCAGAGCTGCTAATGACACCTCTCTGGAGCTGGCCTACCGCTCCCCACTCCCTTTCTCCAAGCAGGAATTTTCTAAACAGGAGTTCTGGGAGATGTTGGGCAGCGACCTGCTCAAGCCTGATGCCTCCAGCTCCAGGGTCAAACGCCGGCCAATTGTTAAGACCGGCAAGTTCAAGAAGATGTTTGGCTGGGGAGACTTCTATTCCAACATCAAGACAGTGAGGCTCAACCTGCTGATCACCGGCAAGATTGTGGACCATGGTAACGGCACGTTCAGCGTCTACTTCCGCCATAACTCCACAGGCCAGGGCAACATCTCAGTCAGCCTGGTTCCACCTGTCAAGGCGGTGGAGTTTGACCTGGAGCGCCAGAGCGTGGTCTACCCTAAGGACTCCAAGATCTTCAACTGCCGCGTGGACTATGAGAAGGTGGATCGCAGCAAGCGCACCTCGCTGTGCAACTACGACCCGTCCAAGACCTGCTTCCAGGAGCAGATTCAGAGCCACGTGTCCTGGATTTGCTCCAAGCCTTTCAAGGTCATCTGCATCTATATATCCTTCTACAGTACGGACTACCGCCTGGTGCAGAAGGTTTGCCCGGACTACAACTACCATAACGAGATGCCCTATCTGCCCTCGGGCTAG